One genomic window of Branchiostoma lanceolatum isolate klBraLanc5 chromosome 5, klBraLanc5.hap2, whole genome shotgun sequence includes the following:
- the LOC136435452 gene encoding cortactin-binding protein 2-like isoform X2, giving the protein MRSDKARSAIMQERYGKLALEDPFSALNRDAQEASEEVHDNSPVYASAMVHLEALITQQKKTHQKMMIQMTAAEKRHKKVVHELEEEKRKHAQDTAQGDDVTYMLEKERERLSQQVDFEKSQLRKMEKDKNKAMAMLEEERAHHQQIGVLLAKERKRLASKLIQERQQLKDVHKGLQDQKDKVRSMAEGLVQESKKSLKMEAEMEKQLSEFDIEREQLRSKLSREEAKNRDLQTEVDEYRKQLEDMRKSLLKGASGDAVKPRAIMRSAGTQTENPPENEVRRREVTAAESKNYVSTVKQNLLRGAESTDTEKATKETRKASPWLKNAADKPIVSAWGPNPFPCTSVETEHHGKADIESSSDSEDDKTVIENVPPVSFKADGTSGITGERGPASAPPTEMSNSSPSRLSPSDSPRKLSTLKIEIGGGSMLDERREKHTTSNFLYLPAEKESQCFESSDNNNTVPNDAKSTEHSNSNDENDARTAEADTVEGEVAELCKTLLKKGGLGEETPVRGIPNRLHQAAGEGDITMVEQLLEEGADPNTTERDGSTPVYAAAEGGHLDCLELLLSHNGDPNTLRDDNFTPLHGAAAEGHTGCLKLLLDRGAHPGLPDKAGWSPLYWAVSNGHTDCCRTLLDYFASRAAVTDVGWTPLHGACRSGHVSCLKVLLYYDPLNSDGQDQAALLTTRPALVSKDVINAVDRDGWTAAHVAASRGFKDCLELLCGHPELDLTIRDKWDRQVQDVAVGDCRGLVEDIGKRKVSVVIDTSSETMVTGRTTPTPSGKEEDLYVLGNLTLACGTDWSQFDTDVGAILVQNSKKLSVASELLTELEEVDTDISADGHVSELGLTANSIRSYTYGTISWSPATAFDTTPYDFFSANKYLVIRLKGPDEDCVDKLSYESMIPVQTLQNYLRLIEQYKSVVFYGPPGTGKTFIVRKLAECIRNKQQQSGFQADISHVALNPKYTHKDLLQLLRSKGFLLPSNPATTAEGSQKAPILILDDLGRVSLSEVLGELLYALEYRGPQHPISMKIDEEGPKDEDGSSGAYYLSEDCYIIGTMDKSRSPGLDLSVQQRFRWVHLKCDSEPVKGLLQRHLRRRLISAHGGQLPSTDDQVYKAVEWVAAVWQRLNACLAKLGLPDLVLGPRHFFTCPIEATKVKAILRWLSLSWNHAIAPGVEDAMLRGLSSQNQQKLASTALSVLLQRAVIPGCPLAGQDAERYLSSFRGGYEGMVSLLNTAKRSAVRAKRTRSAWKRSTSANDGDSQDSDSTAAEGDSGVDSPDSPLSPTGPPSSTLTGSPPKKRPTSELARRVIENLHSNHHASSPDLRSAGLSNLAYLGATAMDGDVLNMLLKMQTSKSESNLNTVIELHDHIFNMHSRSGTIKRRPKVKPSSQTKPKEVKRESSEEEDNPQTKDNDVSDDKEPLQLKTDPPEGAVGDEVWSLRQDLQ; this is encoded by the exons AGCGACAAGGCGAGATCAGCCATCATGCAGGAGCGGTACGGCAAGCTCGCCCTGGAAGACCCCTTCTCGGCGTTGAATCGTGATGCGCAGGAGGCCAGCGAGGAGGTGCACGACAACTCGCCGGTGTACGCCAGCGCCATGGTGCACCTGGAGGCTCTGATCACCCAACAGAAGAAAACCCACCAGAAGATGATGATACAGATGACTGCAGCGGAGAAGAGACATAAAAAG GTTGTCCATGAACTTGAGGAAGAGAAGAGGAAACACGCCCAGGACACCGCCCAGGGAGACGACGTCACCTACATGCTGGAGAAGGAGAGGGAAAGATTGAGTCAGCAA GTTGACTTTGAGAAATCACAGTTACGTAAGATGGAGAAGGACAAGAACAAGGCCATGGCCATGCTGGAGGAAGAGCGTGCACATCACCAACAGATTGGGGTCCTCCTGGCGAAGGAGCGCAAACGCCTCGCAAGCAAGCTCATCCAGGAGAGGCAGCAGCTAAAGGACGTCCATAAGGGGTTACAGGACCAGAAGGACAAAGTACGCAGCATGGCGGAAGGGCTGGTACAGGAGAGCAAGAAGTCGCTCAAAATGGAGGCTGAAATGGAGAAACAGCTCTCCGAGTTCGACATCGAGCGAGAACAGCTGAGGTCCAAGTTGAGCAGAGAGGAGGCGAAGAATAGAGACTTGCAGACTGAGGTAGATGAGTACAGAAAACAGTTGGAGGACATGCGAAAGAGTCTCTTAAAAGGTGCCAGTGGGGACGCGGTAAAGCCAAGAGCCATCATGAGGAGTGCTGGGACACAGACAGAAAACCCACCTGAGAACGAGGTAAGAAGACGGGAGGTGACCGCTGCGGAGAGTAAGAACTACGTAAGTACGGTGAAGCAGAACCTTCTTAGAGGTGCTGAGAGTACGGACACAGAAAAGGCGACTAAAGAAACGAGGAAAGCGTCCCCTTGGCTCAAAAATGCCGCCGACAAGCCGATAGTTTCAGCCTGGGGGCCGAACCCCTTCCCCTGCACGTCCGTTGAAACAGAGCATCATGGGAAGGCGGACATTGAAAGCAGCAGCGACAGTGAAGACGACAAGACGGTGATTGAGAACGTTCCACCTGTAAGTTTTAAGGCAG ATGGTACATCTGGTATAACCGGTGAGCGTGGCCCGGCTTCGGCGCCGCCTACCGAGATGTCCAACAGCTCGCCATCCCGTCTTTCGCCATCCGATAGCCCGAGGAAGCTCTCTACATTGAAAATAGAAATCGGCGGTGGGAGCATGTTGGACGAACGCCGGGAAAAACACACTACCTCAAACTTTCTCTACCTGCCCGCGGAGAAGGAGTCGCAGTGCTTCGAATCATCAGACAACAATAATACAGTGCCAAACGACGCAAAATCTACCGAACACAGTAATTCTAATGACGAAAATGATGCACGAACGGCGGAAGCCGACACAGTAGAAGGTGAAGTAGCAGAACTCTGTAAGACTTTGCTGAAGAAAGGAGGATTGGGAGAGGAGACGCCAGTTCGAGGGATTCCGAACCGTTTACACCAGGCTGCAGGGGAGGGGGACATCACTATGGTGGAACAGCTGTTAGAGGAGGGGGCAGATCCAAACACTACAGAGAGGGACGGGTCCACACCTGTGTATGCAGCTGCAGAAGGGGGACATCTGG ACTGCCTTGAGCTGTTGCTCTCTCACAATGGTGACCCTAACACTCTCCGTGATGACAACTTCACACCGCTCCATGGAGCAGCCGCTGAGGGCCACACGGG GTGTTTAAAGCTACTGTTGGACAGAGGAGCGCACCCTGGACTACCAGATAAGGCGGGATGGTCCCCCCTCTACTGGGCCGTGTCTAACGGACACACCGACTGCTGCAGGACGCTGCTGGACTACTTCGCATCTCGTGCAGCTGTCACTGAT GTTGGTTGGACCCCGCTGCATGGAGCTTGTCGCTCAGGGCATGTGAGCTGCCTTAAAGTCCTCCTGTACTACGACCCTCTGAACAGTGATGGTCAAGATCAGGCCGCCCTGCTGACCACTAGACCAGCCTTGGTCAGCAAGGACGTTATCAATGCTGTGGATAGGGATGGCTGGACTGCAGCGCACGTGGCAGCCTCTAGGGGGTTCAAG GACTGCCTGGAGCTGCTATGTGGCCACCCTGAGCTGGACCTGACCATCAGGGACAAGTGGGACCGACAGGTGCAGGACGTGGCTGTGGGAGACTGCAGGGGACTGGTGGAAGATATCG GAAAGAGAAAAGTCTCTGTCGTGATAGATACCAGCAGCGAAACTATGGTAACAGGAAGGACCACGCCCACTCCTTCAGGCAAAGAGGAGGATCTGTATGTGTTGGGGAATCTGACTCTGGCATGTGGGACAGACTGGAGCCAGTTTGATACTGATGTTGGAGCCATCCTTGTGCAGAACTCCAAG AAGCTGAGTGTGGCATCAGAACTCTTGACAGAGCTGGAGGAAGTGGACACAGACATCTCCGCAGATGGACATGTGTCAGAACTAGGCCTCACTGCCAACAGTATCCGCTCATACACCTATG GAACCATCTCCTGGAGTCCTGCCACAGCGTTTGACACCACTCCTTATGACTTCTTCAGTGCCAACAAATATCTTGTTATCAGACTGAAGG GACCAGATGAAGATTGTGTGGACAAGCTGTCCTATGAGTCCATGATTCCAGTGCAGACACTACAGAACTATCTCAGACTG ATAGAACAGTACAAGAGTGTGGTGTTCTACGGACCCCCCGGCACTGGTAAGACCTTCATCGTGCGGAAACTGGCGGAGTGCATCAGGAACAAACAGCAGCAGAGTGGGTTCCAGGCAGACATCTCCCATGTGGCGCTCAACCCCAAATACACACACAAGGACCTACTACAGCTGCTCAGGTCCAAAG GTTTTCTGTTGCCCTCCAACCCTGCCACCACAGCAGAAGGGTCGCAGAAAGCTCCCATCCTGATCCTGGATGACCTGGGGCGTGTGTCACTGTCGGAAGTACTGGGAGAGCTCTTATACGCACTGGAGTATCGTGGTCCACAACATCCAATCAGCATGAAGATCG ATGAGGAAGGTCCTAAAGACGAAGACGGCAGCAGCGGTGCGTACTACCTGTCTGAAGACTGTTACATCATCGGCACCATGGACAAGTCCCGCTCCCCTGGACTGGACCTGTCAGTCCAGCAGCGCTTCCGCTGGGTCCACCTCAAGTGCGACAGTGAACCGGTCAAGGGGCTGCTACAGCGGCACCTACGTAGGAGACTCATCAGCGCTCACGGCGGTCAGCTGCCCAGTACTGATGACCAG GTGTACAAGGCAGTAGAGTGGGTTGCTGCAGTGTGGCAGAGACTGAATGCCTGTCTGGCCAAACTGGGTCTCCCTGACTTGGTCCTGGGGCCGAGACACTTCTTCACCTGTCCCATCGAAGCCACCAAAGTCAAGGCCATTCTCAG ATGGTTGAGTCTGTCCTGGAACCATGCCATTGCCCCTGGAGTGGAAGATGCCATGTTGAGGGGGTTGTCATCTCAGAACCAGCAGAAACTGGCCAGCACTGCGCTGTCTGTCCTGCTGCAAAGAGCTGTCATCCCTGGCTGTCCACTAGCTGGCCAAG ATGCGGAGCGTTATTTGTCCAGTTTCCGTGGAGGTTATGAGGGAATGGTCAGCTTGTTAAACACCGCGAAACGCTCCGCGGTGAGAGCCAAGCGTACACGGTCGGCCTGGAAGAGAAGCACGTCCGCTAACGACGGTGACAGTCAGGATTCTGACAGCACTGCTGCAGAAGGAGACTCAG GTGTGGATAGCCCAGACAGCCCCCTCAGCCCCACCGGACCCCCCAGCAGTACATTGACTGGTTCCCCTCCCAAGAAGAGACCCACCTCAGAACTAGCCAGAAGAGTCATTGAAAACCTCCATTCCAATCACCATgctag CTCCCCAGACCTCCGCTCGGCAGGCCTGAGTAACCTGGCGTATCTCGGAGCGACCGCCATGGATGGAGACGTCTTGAATATGCTGCTTAAGATGCAGACCAGCAAGTCAGAGTCCAACTTAAACACTGTCATTGAACTGCACGACCACATCTTTAACATGCACTCAAG AAGTGGAACCATCAAGAGGAGGCCAAAGGTCAAGCCAAGCTCACAGACCAAGCCCAAAGAAGTCAAAAG GGAATCCTCAGAGGAAGAAGACAATCCACAGACTAAAGACAACGATGTGAGTGATGACAAGGAACCCCTGCAGTTGAAAACTGATCCGCCAGAGGGCGCTGTAGGAGATGAAGTATGGAGTCTTAGACAGGATCTTCAGTAG
- the LOC136435452 gene encoding cortactin-binding protein 2-like isoform X1, whose protein sequence is MRSDKARSAIMQERYGKLALEDPFSALNRDAQEASEEVHDNSPVYASAMVHLEALITQQKKTHQKMMIQMTAAEKRHKKVVHELEEEKRKHAQDTAQGDDVTYMLEKERERLSQQVDFEKSQLRKMEKDKNKAMAMLEEERAHHQQIGVLLAKERKRLASKLIQERQQLKDVHKGLQDQKDKVRSMAEGLVQESKKSLKMEAEMEKQLSEFDIEREQLRSKLSREEAKNRDLQTEVDEYRKQLEDMRKSLLKGASGDAVKPRAIMRSAGTQTENPPENEVRRREVTAAESKNYVSTVKQNLLRGAESTDTEKATKETRKASPWLKNAADKPIVSAWGPNPFPCTSVETEHHGKADIESSSDSEDDKTVIENVPPVSFKAGMVASSSGQGSPSPTSSTSTLSPYSRVQSTKLLFSPKGSTRTTSSSSSPSSSSSTSPSPESPNTSVTVGSTGSMVTKAVFKFSGDQDSSRTHLKSYSTAGSPTLKISNADSSSELAITEPGKAAERSPDAKVTSPSAKALGSLIVSPTSVSPGARRLPGKGPPPIPKKPLHIPQPNPALKDGRNSPGVGMKLEVRKQAVAAPIKSVATTPPTPKSGYSRGSSGSSGSSTSDSDNSPNSPHPVMPGANRVGQRYSTPLSNVAYNRHAGIRATSQSPVANNNRPSSLATNKSGSVSPSSQSAPSSQSVSQSGNKAEAEQPTSKKSSQVGADPSPSNAAAPPIHDDFSSDMAEIHQLLTEMMADGTSGITGERGPASAPPTEMSNSSPSRLSPSDSPRKLSTLKIEIGGGSMLDERREKHTTSNFLYLPAEKESQCFESSDNNNTVPNDAKSTEHSNSNDENDARTAEADTVEGEVAELCKTLLKKGGLGEETPVRGIPNRLHQAAGEGDITMVEQLLEEGADPNTTERDGSTPVYAAAEGGHLDCLELLLSHNGDPNTLRDDNFTPLHGAAAEGHTGCLKLLLDRGAHPGLPDKAGWSPLYWAVSNGHTDCCRTLLDYFASRAAVTDVGWTPLHGACRSGHVSCLKVLLYYDPLNSDGQDQAALLTTRPALVSKDVINAVDRDGWTAAHVAASRGFKDCLELLCGHPELDLTIRDKWDRQVQDVAVGDCRGLVEDIGKRKVSVVIDTSSETMVTGRTTPTPSGKEEDLYVLGNLTLACGTDWSQFDTDVGAILVQNSKKLSVASELLTELEEVDTDISADGHVSELGLTANSIRSYTYGTISWSPATAFDTTPYDFFSANKYLVIRLKGPDEDCVDKLSYESMIPVQTLQNYLRLIEQYKSVVFYGPPGTGKTFIVRKLAECIRNKQQQSGFQADISHVALNPKYTHKDLLQLLRSKGFLLPSNPATTAEGSQKAPILILDDLGRVSLSEVLGELLYALEYRGPQHPISMKIDEEGPKDEDGSSGAYYLSEDCYIIGTMDKSRSPGLDLSVQQRFRWVHLKCDSEPVKGLLQRHLRRRLISAHGGQLPSTDDQVYKAVEWVAAVWQRLNACLAKLGLPDLVLGPRHFFTCPIEATKVKAILRWLSLSWNHAIAPGVEDAMLRGLSSQNQQKLASTALSVLLQRAVIPGCPLAGQDAERYLSSFRGGYEGMVSLLNTAKRSAVRAKRTRSAWKRSTSANDGDSQDSDSTAAEGDSGVDSPDSPLSPTGPPSSTLTGSPPKKRPTSELARRVIENLHSNHHASSPDLRSAGLSNLAYLGATAMDGDVLNMLLKMQTSKSESNLNTVIELHDHIFNMHSRSGTIKRRPKVKPSSQTKPKEVKRESSEEEDNPQTKDNDVSDDKEPLQLKTDPPEGAVGDEVWSLRQDLQ, encoded by the exons AGCGACAAGGCGAGATCAGCCATCATGCAGGAGCGGTACGGCAAGCTCGCCCTGGAAGACCCCTTCTCGGCGTTGAATCGTGATGCGCAGGAGGCCAGCGAGGAGGTGCACGACAACTCGCCGGTGTACGCCAGCGCCATGGTGCACCTGGAGGCTCTGATCACCCAACAGAAGAAAACCCACCAGAAGATGATGATACAGATGACTGCAGCGGAGAAGAGACATAAAAAG GTTGTCCATGAACTTGAGGAAGAGAAGAGGAAACACGCCCAGGACACCGCCCAGGGAGACGACGTCACCTACATGCTGGAGAAGGAGAGGGAAAGATTGAGTCAGCAA GTTGACTTTGAGAAATCACAGTTACGTAAGATGGAGAAGGACAAGAACAAGGCCATGGCCATGCTGGAGGAAGAGCGTGCACATCACCAACAGATTGGGGTCCTCCTGGCGAAGGAGCGCAAACGCCTCGCAAGCAAGCTCATCCAGGAGAGGCAGCAGCTAAAGGACGTCCATAAGGGGTTACAGGACCAGAAGGACAAAGTACGCAGCATGGCGGAAGGGCTGGTACAGGAGAGCAAGAAGTCGCTCAAAATGGAGGCTGAAATGGAGAAACAGCTCTCCGAGTTCGACATCGAGCGAGAACAGCTGAGGTCCAAGTTGAGCAGAGAGGAGGCGAAGAATAGAGACTTGCAGACTGAGGTAGATGAGTACAGAAAACAGTTGGAGGACATGCGAAAGAGTCTCTTAAAAGGTGCCAGTGGGGACGCGGTAAAGCCAAGAGCCATCATGAGGAGTGCTGGGACACAGACAGAAAACCCACCTGAGAACGAGGTAAGAAGACGGGAGGTGACCGCTGCGGAGAGTAAGAACTACGTAAGTACGGTGAAGCAGAACCTTCTTAGAGGTGCTGAGAGTACGGACACAGAAAAGGCGACTAAAGAAACGAGGAAAGCGTCCCCTTGGCTCAAAAATGCCGCCGACAAGCCGATAGTTTCAGCCTGGGGGCCGAACCCCTTCCCCTGCACGTCCGTTGAAACAGAGCATCATGGGAAGGCGGACATTGAAAGCAGCAGCGACAGTGAAGACGACAAGACGGTGATTGAGAACGTTCCACCTGTAAGTTTTAAGGCAGGTATGGTAGCTTCTTCCAGCGGTCAAGGCAGTCCAAGCCCAACATCTTCAACCTCTACCTTGAGCCCGTACTCCAGAGTACAGTCTACGAAACTCCTGTTTTCTCCCAAGGGCTCTACTAGAACgacttcctcctcctcttctccctcctcctcctcctctacaTCTCCATCTCCTGAAAGTCCCAACACGTCTGTCACGGTGGGCAGTACTGGAAGCATGGTCACTAAGGCAGTCTTTAAGTTTAGCGGAGACCAAGATTCCAGCAGAACTCACTTGAAAAGTTACAGCACAGCTGGTTCACCGACACTCAAGATTTCAAACGCAGACTCTTCGTCAGAGCTGGCGATCACGGAGCCGGGCAAGGCTGCAGAGAGAAGCCCGGATGCCAAAGTGACCTCTCCGTCTGCTAAAGCATTGGGATCACTAATTGTCTCTCCTACTTCTGTATCACCTGGAGCAAGGAGACTGCCAGGGAAGGGCCCCCCGCCGATCCCTAAGAAACCTCTACACATTCCGCAGCCTAACCCGGCACTGAAGGACGGACGGAATTCCCCCGGAGTTGGAATGAAGCTGGAGGTCAGGAAGCAAGCCGTGGCTGCACCAATCAAGTCTGTGGCAACGACGCCCCCTACACCAAAGTCGGGGTATAGCAGGGGGAGTTCGGGTAGCTCTGGAAGTTCGACGTCTGATTCTGATAATAGTCCCAACAGCCCGCATCCCGTGATGCCGGGGGCCAATCGTGTGGGACAGCGGTACAGCACGCCTCTCTCCAATGTCGCGTATAACAGACACGCTGGCATCCGAGCTACCAGCCAATCACCAGTAGCCAACAACAACAGGCCAAGCTCTCTGGCCACCAACAAATCAGGATCAGTCTCTCCCTCCAGCCAATCAGCGCCCTCTTCTCAatctgtcagccaatcaggaaaCAAGGCAGAAGCCGAGCAGCCCACATCCAAGAAGTCAAGCCAGGTGGGTGCAGATCCATCGCCTAGCAACGCTGCCGCCCCGCCCATTCATGATGATTTCAGTTCAGATATGGCAGAGATCCATCAGCTGCTTACTGAAATGATGGCAG ATGGTACATCTGGTATAACCGGTGAGCGTGGCCCGGCTTCGGCGCCGCCTACCGAGATGTCCAACAGCTCGCCATCCCGTCTTTCGCCATCCGATAGCCCGAGGAAGCTCTCTACATTGAAAATAGAAATCGGCGGTGGGAGCATGTTGGACGAACGCCGGGAAAAACACACTACCTCAAACTTTCTCTACCTGCCCGCGGAGAAGGAGTCGCAGTGCTTCGAATCATCAGACAACAATAATACAGTGCCAAACGACGCAAAATCTACCGAACACAGTAATTCTAATGACGAAAATGATGCACGAACGGCGGAAGCCGACACAGTAGAAGGTGAAGTAGCAGAACTCTGTAAGACTTTGCTGAAGAAAGGAGGATTGGGAGAGGAGACGCCAGTTCGAGGGATTCCGAACCGTTTACACCAGGCTGCAGGGGAGGGGGACATCACTATGGTGGAACAGCTGTTAGAGGAGGGGGCAGATCCAAACACTACAGAGAGGGACGGGTCCACACCTGTGTATGCAGCTGCAGAAGGGGGACATCTGG ACTGCCTTGAGCTGTTGCTCTCTCACAATGGTGACCCTAACACTCTCCGTGATGACAACTTCACACCGCTCCATGGAGCAGCCGCTGAGGGCCACACGGG GTGTTTAAAGCTACTGTTGGACAGAGGAGCGCACCCTGGACTACCAGATAAGGCGGGATGGTCCCCCCTCTACTGGGCCGTGTCTAACGGACACACCGACTGCTGCAGGACGCTGCTGGACTACTTCGCATCTCGTGCAGCTGTCACTGAT GTTGGTTGGACCCCGCTGCATGGAGCTTGTCGCTCAGGGCATGTGAGCTGCCTTAAAGTCCTCCTGTACTACGACCCTCTGAACAGTGATGGTCAAGATCAGGCCGCCCTGCTGACCACTAGACCAGCCTTGGTCAGCAAGGACGTTATCAATGCTGTGGATAGGGATGGCTGGACTGCAGCGCACGTGGCAGCCTCTAGGGGGTTCAAG GACTGCCTGGAGCTGCTATGTGGCCACCCTGAGCTGGACCTGACCATCAGGGACAAGTGGGACCGACAGGTGCAGGACGTGGCTGTGGGAGACTGCAGGGGACTGGTGGAAGATATCG GAAAGAGAAAAGTCTCTGTCGTGATAGATACCAGCAGCGAAACTATGGTAACAGGAAGGACCACGCCCACTCCTTCAGGCAAAGAGGAGGATCTGTATGTGTTGGGGAATCTGACTCTGGCATGTGGGACAGACTGGAGCCAGTTTGATACTGATGTTGGAGCCATCCTTGTGCAGAACTCCAAG AAGCTGAGTGTGGCATCAGAACTCTTGACAGAGCTGGAGGAAGTGGACACAGACATCTCCGCAGATGGACATGTGTCAGAACTAGGCCTCACTGCCAACAGTATCCGCTCATACACCTATG GAACCATCTCCTGGAGTCCTGCCACAGCGTTTGACACCACTCCTTATGACTTCTTCAGTGCCAACAAATATCTTGTTATCAGACTGAAGG GACCAGATGAAGATTGTGTGGACAAGCTGTCCTATGAGTCCATGATTCCAGTGCAGACACTACAGAACTATCTCAGACTG ATAGAACAGTACAAGAGTGTGGTGTTCTACGGACCCCCCGGCACTGGTAAGACCTTCATCGTGCGGAAACTGGCGGAGTGCATCAGGAACAAACAGCAGCAGAGTGGGTTCCAGGCAGACATCTCCCATGTGGCGCTCAACCCCAAATACACACACAAGGACCTACTACAGCTGCTCAGGTCCAAAG GTTTTCTGTTGCCCTCCAACCCTGCCACCACAGCAGAAGGGTCGCAGAAAGCTCCCATCCTGATCCTGGATGACCTGGGGCGTGTGTCACTGTCGGAAGTACTGGGAGAGCTCTTATACGCACTGGAGTATCGTGGTCCACAACATCCAATCAGCATGAAGATCG ATGAGGAAGGTCCTAAAGACGAAGACGGCAGCAGCGGTGCGTACTACCTGTCTGAAGACTGTTACATCATCGGCACCATGGACAAGTCCCGCTCCCCTGGACTGGACCTGTCAGTCCAGCAGCGCTTCCGCTGGGTCCACCTCAAGTGCGACAGTGAACCGGTCAAGGGGCTGCTACAGCGGCACCTACGTAGGAGACTCATCAGCGCTCACGGCGGTCAGCTGCCCAGTACTGATGACCAG GTGTACAAGGCAGTAGAGTGGGTTGCTGCAGTGTGGCAGAGACTGAATGCCTGTCTGGCCAAACTGGGTCTCCCTGACTTGGTCCTGGGGCCGAGACACTTCTTCACCTGTCCCATCGAAGCCACCAAAGTCAAGGCCATTCTCAG ATGGTTGAGTCTGTCCTGGAACCATGCCATTGCCCCTGGAGTGGAAGATGCCATGTTGAGGGGGTTGTCATCTCAGAACCAGCAGAAACTGGCCAGCACTGCGCTGTCTGTCCTGCTGCAAAGAGCTGTCATCCCTGGCTGTCCACTAGCTGGCCAAG ATGCGGAGCGTTATTTGTCCAGTTTCCGTGGAGGTTATGAGGGAATGGTCAGCTTGTTAAACACCGCGAAACGCTCCGCGGTGAGAGCCAAGCGTACACGGTCGGCCTGGAAGAGAAGCACGTCCGCTAACGACGGTGACAGTCAGGATTCTGACAGCACTGCTGCAGAAGGAGACTCAG GTGTGGATAGCCCAGACAGCCCCCTCAGCCCCACCGGACCCCCCAGCAGTACATTGACTGGTTCCCCTCCCAAGAAGAGACCCACCTCAGAACTAGCCAGAAGAGTCATTGAAAACCTCCATTCCAATCACCATgctag CTCCCCAGACCTCCGCTCGGCAGGCCTGAGTAACCTGGCGTATCTCGGAGCGACCGCCATGGATGGAGACGTCTTGAATATGCTGCTTAAGATGCAGACCAGCAAGTCAGAGTCCAACTTAAACACTGTCATTGAACTGCACGACCACATCTTTAACATGCACTCAAG AAGTGGAACCATCAAGAGGAGGCCAAAGGTCAAGCCAAGCTCACAGACCAAGCCCAAAGAAGTCAAAAG GGAATCCTCAGAGGAAGAAGACAATCCACAGACTAAAGACAACGATGTGAGTGATGACAAGGAACCCCTGCAGTTGAAAACTGATCCGCCAGAGGGCGCTGTAGGAGATGAAGTATGGAGTCTTAGACAGGATCTTCAGTAG